A part of Methanohalobium evestigatum Z-7303 genomic DNA contains:
- a CDS encoding adenylate kinase family protein, protein MLIGLTGTPGTGKSSLSNFLETNLGYNIIHLNEMIKNENLYKYEDEERDSVVADMDKISERVSEITEENNDKSVTILESHLSHYIADNIIVLRASPEELEKRLTSRGYSNEKIQENVDAEELDVILFESVEWCSRVFEVDTTNRPLNNIVSNVDEIITALLNDNIKDIESKYKPGSVDWTSGWYS, encoded by the coding sequence ATGTTGATTGGACTGACAGGCACACCGGGAACAGGAAAAAGTTCTTTGAGTAATTTTCTTGAAACAAATTTAGGGTACAATATCATCCATCTAAACGAGATGATTAAAAACGAGAATCTGTACAAATATGAGGATGAAGAACGGGATTCTGTGGTTGCAGACATGGATAAGATATCTGAAAGAGTGTCAGAAATAACAGAAGAAAATAACGATAAATCTGTAACCATACTTGAAAGCCATTTATCGCACTATATAGCAGATAATATTATTGTACTCCGGGCATCACCTGAAGAGCTGGAAAAAAGGTTGACATCGCGTGGTTACTCCAATGAAAAAATACAGGAGAATGTAGATGCAGAAGAGCTGGATGTAATCCTTTTTGAATCAGTAGAGTGGTGCAGCAGGGTTTTTGAAGTGGACACAACCAACAGACCTCTAAACAATATTGTATCAAATGTAGATGAAATTATAACAGCATTGTTAAATGATAATATTAAAGATATAGAATCAAAATATAAACCTGGTTCAGTGGACTGGACATCGGGTTGGTACAGTTGA
- a CDS encoding aminodeoxychorismate/anthranilate synthase component II, producing MKILFINNKDSFVWNLVDYFSMYEPDIVVMSNKITLEEVKSINPDVIVISPGPGTPENKNDIGSCTDIIREFCAEIPVLGICLGNQAINTAFGGTVSHSTGGPVHGKGHQVLHDNSPIFEGISSPMTAGRYHSLGIEKLSSELEAIATTKDGIIMAVRHKNHPVYGLQFHPESVLTPDGLKLIGNFLNIARNFHKN from the coding sequence ATGAAAATACTTTTTATAAACAACAAGGATTCATTTGTGTGGAATTTGGTAGATTATTTTTCCATGTATGAACCAGATATAGTTGTTATGTCCAACAAAATAACACTTGAAGAAGTAAAGTCCATTAATCCGGATGTAATTGTGATATCTCCGGGTCCGGGAACTCCTGAAAATAAAAATGATATTGGTTCGTGTACTGACATAATACGTGAATTTTGTGCAGAAATCCCAGTACTTGGTATATGTCTTGGAAATCAGGCAATAAACACGGCTTTTGGAGGGACGGTAAGTCACTCTACAGGAGGACCAGTTCATGGTAAAGGTCATCAGGTTCTACATGACAATTCACCTATTTTTGAAGGTATATCCAGTCCCATGACAGCAGGACGCTACCATTCTCTGGGAATTGAAAAATTATCGTCTGAACTGGAAGCGATTGCAACTACGAAAGATGGTATTATCATGGCTGTAAGACACAAAAATCATCCTGTTTATGGGTTGCAGTTTCATCCAGAATCGGTGCTTACACCTGATGGATTGAAATTGATTGGAAATTTTTTAAATATAGCTCGGAATTTCCATAAAAATTAA
- the trpE gene encoding anthranilate synthase component I gives MLSFDLNKNEFINLVENSEKPAIIQLMAKVETECTPLQLYTLLQKSRCSYLLESVEKEKKHARFSFVGFDPDALLTISDRNLKLEFFKNSDFVDYLGSKIGHVCTDESGNNNFCQGRIKEGYDVLDALRAVFPTADGVNLLNQKKFDRQTFLGGAIGYNGYDIVYDCWLDMDKKYETDTPDLQYALTTKTFVFDHLTGDVYIVVTPFISRNSSPESVYNTALSEAEELYNSLYDASGLEISTLPESKTDSMEPVCNIDRNDFEKAVENAKQHILDGDIFQVVLSRRYAVNIEQTPLDLYKKLRNINPSPYMYIFNFRDLSIVGASPETLMTVHNKEVITNPIAGTCSRGKDENKDKEYASSMLNDEKERAEHVMLVDLGRNDVRMVSRSGSVKLENFMKVVKYSHVQHIESTVKGTLRDECDQFDATRAIFPAGTLSGAPKIRAMEIIDKMEKSPRGIYGGGVGYYSWNSDADFAIVIRTVLINKSTAYVQAGAGVVSDSSPEYEYKETERKMAAMLSAIRG, from the coding sequence ATGCTTTCTTTTGATTTAAACAAAAACGAATTCATCAATCTGGTTGAAAATTCTGAAAAACCTGCAATAATCCAGCTAATGGCAAAAGTTGAAACTGAATGCACACCCCTGCAGCTATATACACTGCTACAAAAATCCAGGTGTTCCTATTTACTTGAGTCTGTTGAAAAAGAGAAAAAACATGCAAGGTTTTCGTTTGTTGGTTTTGACCCAGATGCATTGCTTACAATAAGTGATAGAAATCTGAAACTGGAATTTTTTAAAAACTCGGATTTTGTGGACTACCTCGGTTCTAAAATCGGACATGTTTGCACTGATGAATCAGGTAATAACAATTTCTGTCAGGGAAGAATAAAAGAAGGTTATGATGTACTGGACGCATTAAGAGCGGTATTTCCCACTGCTGATGGAGTAAACCTTTTAAATCAGAAGAAATTTGACAGACAGACGTTTCTCGGGGGAGCAATCGGTTACAACGGATATGATATTGTATATGACTGCTGGCTTGATATGGATAAAAAATACGAAACTGATACACCAGATTTACAGTATGCTCTCACAACAAAAACCTTTGTTTTTGACCATCTCACAGGTGATGTGTATATTGTGGTAACACCGTTTATATCAAGAAACAGCAGTCCAGAATCAGTATATAATACAGCATTATCAGAGGCAGAAGAGTTATACAATTCTCTCTATGATGCATCAGGTCTTGAAATATCTACATTACCCGAATCAAAAACAGATTCAATGGAACCGGTTTGTAATATAGACAGAAATGATTTTGAGAAGGCGGTAGAAAATGCAAAACAGCATATCCTTGATGGGGATATATTCCAGGTTGTGCTATCCCGAAGATATGCAGTTAATATAGAACAAACACCACTTGACCTTTACAAAAAACTGAGAAATATCAATCCCAGCCCCTATATGTATATTTTCAATTTCAGGGATTTGAGTATTGTCGGTGCAAGTCCTGAAACTCTTATGACAGTTCATAATAAAGAAGTTATTACCAATCCTATCGCAGGAACGTGTTCACGTGGTAAAGATGAAAATAAAGACAAAGAATATGCATCTTCTATGTTGAATGATGAAAAAGAACGTGCGGAACATGTTATGCTTGTAGACCTTGGCAGAAATGATGTACGTATGGTTTCAAGAAGTGGATCTGTAAAACTTGAAAATTTCATGAAGGTTGTTAAATATTCTCATGTCCAGCATATCGAAAGTACTGTAAAAGGAACATTACGTGATGAGTGCGACCAGTTCGATGCAACCAGAGCAATATTTCCTGCAGGAACATTGTCAGGAGCTCCCAAAATCAGGGCGATGGAAATAATCGATAAAATGGAAAAATCACCACGTGGAATCTACGGCGGAGGAGTAGGGTATTATTCATGGAACAGCGATGCGGATTTTGCGATAGTTATCAGAACTGTACTTATAAACAAAAGTACTGCCTATGTACAGGCAGGTGCTGGGGTGGTATCGGATTCCAGTCCTGAATATGAATACAAGGAGACCGAGCGAAAGATGGCTGCAATGCTTAGTGCAATAAGGGGATAA
- a CDS encoding phosphoribosylanthranilate isomerase yields MKPAIRIKICGMKSTDDIKKASICGADAVGFIVDVPVDTPRKINIQKAAELIHSVPLFMDSVLVIMPDSGVQAVSMVETVRPDIVQIHGNINADDLEYMKNRLDIPIVKTCSVPVGNSESSSGVICEFENTINNLKNQGLLDAILLDSKTDTKSGGSGTVHNWEISKTIMNNVDIPVILAGGLNPDNVKEAVQTVFPYAVDVASGVETNNTKDIDKIHRFIHEARNA; encoded by the coding sequence ATGAAACCTGCAATACGTATCAAAATCTGCGGTATGAAATCCACTGATGATATAAAAAAAGCATCCATATGCGGAGCGGATGCTGTGGGTTTTATAGTGGATGTACCTGTTGATACCCCCAGAAAAATCAATATCCAGAAAGCAGCAGAACTTATACATTCTGTGCCATTGTTTATGGATTCAGTACTTGTTATCATGCCGGATTCAGGAGTACAGGCGGTATCAATGGTTGAAACAGTCAGACCTGACATTGTGCAGATACACGGAAACATCAATGCTGATGATCTGGAATACATGAAAAACCGTTTAGACATACCGATTGTAAAAACCTGCTCAGTTCCAGTTGGAAATTCAGAATCATCATCCGGAGTTATTTGTGAATTTGAAAATACAATTAATAACCTAAAAAATCAGGGGCTTCTGGACGCAATTTTGCTGGATTCAAAAACCGACACAAAATCCGGTGGAAGCGGGACTGTACATAACTGGGAAATTAGTAAAACCATTATGAACAATGTGGATATACCTGTGATTCTGGCAGGGGGACTCAATCCCGATAATGTAAAAGAAGCAGTCCAGACAGTATTTCCCTATGCAGTTGATGTTGCATCAGGCGTGGAAACCAATAATACAAAAGACATTGATAAAATCCATAGATTCATACATGAGGCGAGGAATGCATAA
- the trpD gene encoding anthranilate phosphoribosyltransferase has translation MESYIQKLTEGKNLTIEESENAVIDIFNESTEAQIGALLTALKIKGETIDELAGFARGMKKAANLIYPKVSGTLVDTCGTGGDRHNTINISTASSIIASASGVTVAKHGNHSVTSLSGSADVLSELGIMTDQTPDEVCNCIENVGFGFMLAPVFHPSMKKVAPIRKSLGMQTIFNILGPLTNPAGANSQIIGVYDKKLCKPMALTLKKLGIKHALVVHGEGMDEISNIAETYVAELKDGMIHTYTLTPEDFGFKRAGPHEIVGGTPGENAQDILYILNGEKGPKRDIVVLNTAAALYVGGVAGSINEGVSIVEETIDSGKALKKLDEFRSFQKANSGSTNETCNTYQNLRYEIH, from the coding sequence ATGGAATCATATATTCAAAAATTAACTGAAGGTAAGAACCTGACAATAGAAGAATCAGAAAATGCTGTTATAGACATATTTAATGAATCTACAGAGGCCCAGATAGGGGCACTTCTGACAGCGTTGAAGATAAAAGGGGAGACAATCGATGAGTTGGCTGGATTTGCAAGAGGTATGAAAAAGGCTGCAAACCTCATTTATCCCAAGGTTAGCGGAACACTTGTAGATACCTGTGGAACAGGTGGAGATCGACATAATACAATCAATATATCAACAGCATCGTCAATCATTGCTTCTGCTTCAGGAGTAACAGTAGCAAAACACGGCAACCACTCAGTAACCTCATTGTCAGGGAGTGCTGATGTGTTAAGTGAACTTGGCATCATGACAGACCAGACACCAGATGAAGTTTGTAACTGCATTGAAAACGTTGGTTTTGGTTTTATGCTTGCACCGGTGTTCCATCCCTCAATGAAGAAAGTAGCACCAATTAGGAAAAGTCTGGGAATGCAGACCATCTTCAACATTTTGGGGCCATTAACCAACCCGGCAGGAGCAAATTCACAGATTATAGGTGTTTATGATAAAAAACTCTGTAAACCTATGGCACTGACACTGAAAAAACTGGGTATAAAACATGCACTTGTAGTACATGGTGAAGGTATGGATGAAATCTCCAACATAGCCGAAACCTATGTTGCAGAATTAAAGGATGGTATGATACATACCTATACATTGACACCTGAAGATTTCGGGTTTAAACGTGCAGGTCCGCATGAAATAGTGGGAGGTACACCCGGTGAAAATGCACAGGACATACTCTATATTTTAAACGGTGAAAAAGGACCAAAGAGAGATATAGTTGTCCTAAACACAGCAGCGGCTCTCTATGTGGGAGGTGTTGCAGGGTCAATTAATGAAGGAGTATCTATTGTTGAAGAAACAATCGATAGTGGAAAGGCGTTGAAAAAACTGGATGAATTTAGATCTTTCCAGAAAGCAAATTCAGGGTCAACAAATGAAACCTGCAATACGTATCAAAATCTGCGGTATGAAATCCACTGA
- a CDS encoding ferredoxin, whose amino-acid sequence MADKKIKLSDNVPGSYYVDVKCIACHLCVQIAPNNFKMKNGYAYVYKQPENEEERNSCEDAVMICPVEAIGNDG is encoded by the coding sequence ATGGCTGACAAGAAAATTAAACTTTCAGATAATGTGCCTGGGTCATACTACGTAGATGTCAAATGCATTGCATGTCATTTATGCGTGCAGATTGCACCTAATAATTTTAAAATGAAAAATGGATATGCTTATGTTTATAAACAACCGGAAAATGAAGAAGAGAGAAACTCCTGTGAAGATGCTGTCATGATTTGTCCTGTAGAAGCAATCGGAAATGACGGCTGA
- the thiL gene encoding thiamine-phosphate kinase yields MDKSNPISAIGEKSLIANISGIFNTSKNACIAKGAGEDDCAVIDLNNEEFMVVTTDMLHMKTDFPLQMSAWQIGWMSAAVNFSDIAAMGACPMGLLAAFGLPENMELGFIEDVSQGMNDCAKYCNTSVVGGDIDKHDELTITGTALGRVDKNNLLTRSGAKTGDLVCVTGHTGSAGAALYAIKNNIEVDDEFLKALFEPVPRTHEAQKLAQSGAVTSMIDTSDGLAMSLYDLALSSQVGFRIYEDKLPVSNEIYSIADKKKAIYFALYSSGDFELLFTISSELKSNAVNSCDFSIIGEVIDSEKGIVLERTDKNQEVINRKGYEQL; encoded by the coding sequence ATGGATAAATCAAATCCTATATCTGCAATTGGTGAAAAATCGCTTATAGCAAATATATCAGGTATATTTAATACTTCAAAAAATGCCTGTATAGCAAAAGGTGCTGGCGAGGATGATTGTGCTGTAATAGACCTTAACAATGAAGAGTTTATGGTTGTTACAACAGATATGCTCCACATGAAAACTGATTTCCCTCTCCAGATGTCAGCGTGGCAGATTGGATGGATGTCTGCGGCTGTTAATTTTAGCGATATTGCTGCAATGGGTGCCTGTCCCATGGGTTTGCTTGCTGCTTTTGGATTGCCTGAAAATATGGAACTGGGGTTTATAGAGGATGTCTCACAGGGTATGAATGATTGTGCAAAATACTGTAATACTTCTGTGGTGGGTGGAGATATAGACAAGCACGATGAACTGACCATAACAGGCACTGCACTGGGTCGTGTTGATAAAAATAATTTATTAACGCGAAGCGGTGCAAAAACAGGAGATTTGGTATGTGTTACCGGTCATACGGGGTCTGCAGGTGCAGCTCTTTATGCGATAAAGAACAATATTGAAGTCGATGACGAGTTTTTAAAAGCACTCTTTGAACCTGTTCCCAGAACACATGAAGCACAAAAACTTGCACAATCTGGTGCTGTAACCTCAATGATTGATACAAGCGATGGTCTTGCTATGTCCCTCTATGACCTCGCTTTGAGCAGTCAGGTCGGATTCAGAATATATGAAGATAAACTTCCTGTTTCAAATGAAATCTATTCTATTGCAGATAAAAAGAAAGCTATTTATTTTGCACTGTATTCAAGTGGTGATTTTGAACTGCTGTTTACAATATCATCTGAATTAAAATCTAATGCAGTCAATTCTTGTGATTTCAGTATAATCGGAGAAGTAATAGACTCAGAGAAAGGAATTGTACTGGAACGTACTGATAAAAATCAAGAGGTAATAAATAGAAAAGGATATGAACAGTTATAA